In Fusarium oxysporum f. sp. lycopersici 4287 chromosome 4, whole genome shotgun sequence, a genomic segment contains:
- a CDS encoding glucose 1-dehydrogenase (At least one base has a quality score < 10): MSLQVSPWTFLGLESCHVFVTGASGGVGGAVVKEFLANGCRVTSFDRNSLNVEALSISEEQKTRLHHVSGDLRTESSIAQAFEEASSKFGPVQILIANAGITDESSHPLIWDIDTGRWDAVYSVNVRGTFLTIKHFLLSVKQAQEASGKELENVAIVVTGSETGVFGQAGHAEYASGKAGLQYGLVKTVKNEIVKLNSKGRINAVAPGWINTPLIGDRLDDPKERWAEAEATVSLRKIAEPSDAARCMAFLASHRAAGHITGQCISVDGGQEEARRLRICLSVDFDAVSGLIGTGHVPENKLADYSAAHFGGNVGVERLLRVFSKHGISQHVSWFIPGHSIESYPRQTQAIVASGAEIGLHGYSHESAYSLSEQQERDILVKCVELATSLCQGKKPVGYRAPLYEIRESTVRLLEEHGFLYDASLNSHDSLPYFLPKAFSEGKPAIPDYSQPASTWMKPIIFAEQPEPGSQEAETSLVEIPGSWYTEDATPLCFYPHSATTQGYVSTDVIEKMWLDRFEWLWENESFVHEGPGAGYGSIFPLILHPECAGRSHVIGMIDRFVAKLRAKANHASKGEITFECMTDVANAWKTRTPSS, translated from the exons ATGTCTCTCCAGGTCTCACCGTGGACGTTTCTTGGTCTCGAGAGCTGCCATGTCTTTGTGACGGGCGCATCTGGGGGAGTCGGCGGGGCTGTTGTCAAGGAATTTCTTG CCAACGGGTGTCGGGTCACTTCTTTTGATAGGAACTCGCTGAATGTCGAGGCACTATCAATCTCAGAAGAGCAGAAGACGAGACTGCATCATGTTTCGGGTGATTTGAGAACTGAATCATCCATTGCTCAGGCATTTGAAGAAGCCAGCAGCAAGTTTGGCCCAGTCCAAATCCTCATTGCCAATGCTGGCATCACAGACGAGAGCAGTCACCCATTGATCTGGGACATTGACACGGGGAGATGGGATGCGGTCTACTCTGTCAATGTCCGAGGAACCTTTCTCACCATCAAGCACTTTCTTCTTTCAGTTAAGCAGGCCCAAGAGGCATCGGGCAAGGAACTAGAGAACGTCGCTATTGTAGTCACCGGCTCCGAAACAGGCGTTTTTGGGCAGGCTGGTCACGCTGAATATGCGTCGGGCAAAGCAGGTCTTCAGTATGGACTCGTAAAGACCGTCAAGAACGAGATTGTGAAGCTCAACTCAAAAGGTCGTATCAACGCCGTTGCGCCTGGGTGGATCAACACCCCATTGATTGGGGATCGGCTAGATGACCCGAAGGAGAGATGGGCTGAGGCAGAAGCGACTGTGTCGCTCCGCAAGATTGCAGAGCCCAGTGATGCAGCTCGTTGCATGGCATTTTTGGCATCTCATCGAGCTGCTGGCCATATCACAGGGCAGTGCATATCTGTCGATGGAGGCCAGGAGG AAGCGCGAAGATTGAGAATCTGTCTCTCTGTTGACTTTGACGCGGTCTCGGGGCTGATAGGAACGGGCCATGTCCCAGAGAACAAACTCGCCGACTACTCGGCTGCCCACTTCGGCGGCAACGTCGGCGTCGAAAGATTGTTGAGGGTGTTCAGCAAGCATGGCATCTCGCAACATGTGTCTTGGTTCATTCCAGGCCACTCGATTGAAAGCTACCCCCGACAGACCCAGGCCATTGTTGCGAGCGGCGCAGAGATCGGCCTGCATGGCTACAGCCATGAGAGCGCATACTCGTTGTCTGAGCAGCAGGAAAGGGATATACTTGTGAAGTGCGTCGAGCTAGCCACTTCCCTCTGCCAGGGTAAGAAACCGGTTGGGTATCGAGCTCCCCTGTACGAGATCAGGGAGTCAACAGTTCGCCTCCTGGAAGAACACGGGTTTCTCTACGACGCGAGCCTAAATTCCCACGACAGCTTGCCTTACTTCCTCCCCAAGGCATTTTCAGAAGGCAAGCCGGCAATTCCAGACTACAGTCAACCTGCTAGCACCTGGATGAAGCCAATAATTTTCGCCGAGCAACCTGAGCCCGGGTCGCAGGAGGCGGAAACGTCTCTGGTAGAGATTCCCGGAAGTTGGTACACTGAAGATGCTACTCCCCTATGCTTCTACCCACATTCTGCAACAACCCAAGGCTACGTGAGTACAGACGTCATAGAGAAGATGTGGCTGGACCGTTTTGAATGGCTGTGGGAAAATGAGAGCTTTGTACATGAAGGTCCTGGTGCTGGATACGGATCTATCTTCCCACTCATCTTGCATCCTGAGTGCGCTGGCAGGTCTCACGTTATTGGTATGATTGACAGGTTTGTCGCCAAACTCAGGGCAAAGGCCAATCACGCCAGTAAGGGAGAAATTACCTTTGAGTGCATGACAGATGTAGCAAATGCTTGGAAGACAAGAACGCCTAGCTCATAG